One segment of Variovorax sp. PAMC28562 DNA contains the following:
- a CDS encoding SMI1/KNR4 family protein produces the protein MKTVRERLQAATAAGTDAWIAGGADEAQIQALERSLGVRLPPSYRRFLALTGALNLGGIEVAGIIDGNALDLSGGSTYGETIRARDDFALPPTLLVIQPDGDAPHCLDLSSADSSGEMAVVCFQLNTKSASEVAQDFEHWLSKWVLPADVTEA, from the coding sequence ATGAAAACTGTGCGTGAGAGGCTCCAAGCTGCTACGGCGGCCGGGACGGATGCTTGGATAGCCGGCGGCGCGGATGAAGCGCAAATTCAAGCGCTCGAACGTTCGCTTGGAGTCCGGCTGCCGCCAAGCTACCGACGGTTCCTGGCCCTGACGGGCGCACTGAATCTAGGCGGCATCGAGGTCGCCGGCATCATCGACGGAAACGCCCTGGACCTTTCGGGTGGCTCGACGTACGGCGAAACCATCCGGGCTCGGGATGACTTCGCGCTACCTCCCACGCTCCTGGTCATCCAGCCGGACGGCGACGCCCCGCACTGCCTTGATTTGTCATCGGCCGATTCGTCGGGCGAGATGGCAGTCGTGTGCTTCCAGCTCAACACAAAGAGTGCGAGCGAAGTCGCCCAGGACTTCGAACATTGGCTCAGCAAGTGGGTCCTTCCAGCAGATGTCACCGAAGCCTGA
- the cynS gene encoding cyanase: MNRNDITEKIITVKVSKGIQWADVAQKVGLSKEWTTAACLGQMTLDAQQAATVGEIFGLTEEEQKWLQVVPYKGSLPTAVPTDPLIYRWYEMVNVYGTTIKELIHEEFGDGIMSAIDFSMNIQRQGDPKGDRVNVVLSGKFLPYKTY, translated from the coding sequence ATGAACCGCAACGACATCACTGAGAAGATCATCACCGTCAAAGTGTCCAAGGGCATTCAGTGGGCCGATGTGGCCCAGAAGGTCGGCCTGTCGAAAGAATGGACCACTGCCGCCTGCCTCGGCCAAATGACGCTCGACGCACAACAAGCCGCGACGGTCGGCGAAATCTTCGGGCTCACGGAGGAAGAGCAGAAGTGGTTGCAGGTCGTGCCGTACAAGGGCTCGCTGCCAACCGCTGTGCCTACCGATCCGCTCATCTACCGCTGGTATGAAATGGTCAACGTGTACGGCACCACCATCAAGGAACTCATCCACGAAGAGTTCGGCGACGGCATCATGAGCGCGATCGACTTCAGCATGAACATCCAGCGCCAGGGCGACCCGAAGGGCGACCGGGTGAACGTGGTGTTGTCGGGCAAGTTCTTGCCTTACAAGACGTATTAG
- a CDS encoding DUF1348 family protein, producing the protein MEATSRPPLPPFTLESARQKVQAAEDGWNTRDPVRVSLAYTPDTEWRNRADFLTGREKVVEFLTRKWARELDYRLKKELWAFADNRIAVRFEYEWHDDSGAWFRSHGNENWEFAENGLMHRRFASINDQPITAEDRKFLWAR; encoded by the coding sequence ATGGAAGCCACCTCCCGCCCGCCGCTGCCGCCGTTCACTCTTGAATCGGCCCGCCAGAAAGTGCAAGCCGCCGAAGACGGATGGAACACGCGCGACCCCGTCCGCGTGAGCCTCGCCTACACGCCCGACACCGAGTGGCGCAACCGCGCCGACTTCCTCACCGGGCGCGAGAAGGTCGTCGAGTTTCTGACGCGCAAGTGGGCACGCGAACTCGACTACCGCCTGAAGAAAGAGCTTTGGGCCTTTGCCGACAACCGCATCGCGGTCCGCTTCGAATACGAGTGGCACGACGACAGCGGCGCCTGGTTTCGCAGTCACGGCAACGAAAACTGGGAGTTCGCGGAGAACGGATTGATGCACCGGCGCTTCGCCAGCATCAACGACCAGCCGATCACGGCCGAAGACCGCAAGTTTCTCTGGGCTCGCTAG
- a CDS encoding alpha-hydroxy acid oxidase: protein MLDLSKITTIEDLRVIAKRRVPRMFYDYADSGSWTEGTYRANESDFQKIKLRQRVAVNMEGRSTATTMIGQPVSMPVAIAPTGMTGMQHADGEILGAKAAKAFGIPFTLSTMSICSLEDIAESTDRHPFWFQLYVMKDRDFIERLIERARAANCSALQLTLDLQVLGQRHKDIKNGLTAPPKPTLANLINLATKPGWCMGMLGTKRRSFGNIVGHAKNVGDLSSLSSWTAEQFDPTLSWADVEWIKKLWGGKLILKGIMDVEDARLAASSGADALIVSNHGGRQLDGAQSSIEALPAIAEAVGTEIEVWMDGGIRSGQDVLKARALGARGTMIGRSFLYALGAYGEAGVTRALEILHRELDITMAFCGRTQIDQVDSSILLPGTF, encoded by the coding sequence GTGCTCGACCTTTCCAAGATCACCACCATCGAAGATCTGCGAGTGATCGCCAAGCGGCGCGTGCCGCGCATGTTCTACGACTACGCCGACTCGGGCTCATGGACCGAAGGCACCTACCGCGCCAATGAAAGCGACTTCCAGAAGATCAAGCTGCGCCAGCGCGTGGCCGTCAACATGGAAGGCCGCTCGACCGCCACCACCATGATCGGCCAGCCGGTGTCGATGCCTGTCGCCATCGCCCCCACGGGCATGACCGGCATGCAGCACGCCGACGGCGAGATCCTCGGCGCCAAGGCGGCCAAGGCTTTCGGTATTCCGTTCACGCTGTCGACCATGAGCATCTGCTCGCTCGAAGACATCGCCGAGAGCACCGACCGGCACCCGTTCTGGTTCCAGCTCTACGTCATGAAAGACCGCGACTTCATCGAGCGGCTGATCGAACGCGCCAGGGCGGCCAACTGCTCCGCCCTGCAACTGACGCTCGACCTGCAGGTGCTGGGCCAGCGCCACAAGGACATCAAGAACGGCCTGACCGCGCCGCCCAAGCCGACCCTCGCCAACCTCATCAACCTGGCGACCAAGCCGGGCTGGTGTATGGGCATGCTGGGCACCAAGCGCCGCAGCTTCGGCAACATCGTCGGCCACGCGAAGAATGTCGGCGATCTGTCGTCGCTGTCGTCATGGACGGCCGAGCAGTTCGACCCGACGCTCAGCTGGGCCGATGTCGAGTGGATCAAGAAGCTGTGGGGCGGCAAGCTGATCCTGAAAGGGATCATGGATGTCGAAGACGCGCGGCTGGCGGCGTCGAGCGGCGCCGACGCGCTGATCGTCAGCAACCATGGCGGCCGTCAGCTCGACGGCGCACAGTCGTCCATCGAGGCGCTGCCGGCCATCGCGGAAGCGGTCGGCACCGAGATCGAGGTGTGGATGGACGGCGGCATTCGCAGCGGCCAGGACGTGCTCAAGGCGCGTGCGCTGGGCGCTCGCGGCACCATGATCGGGCGGAGTTTTTTGTACGCGCTCGGTGCTTACGGTGAAGCCGGCGTGACCCGCGCGCTCGAAATCCTGCACCGCGAGCTCGACATCACGATGGCGTTTTGCGGGCGAACCCAGATCGACCAGGTCGATTCGAGCATCCTGCTGCCCGGCACTTTCTGA
- a CDS encoding cupin domain-containing protein, producing MSLPTFQQFEVDALAKGFDEVAPRVWDAAQTVDLHTHPFSVEALVVQGEMWLKVGDDTRHLLAGDTFALEYGTPHSERYGIEGATYWAARRHAVA from the coding sequence ATGAGCCTTCCTACGTTTCAGCAATTCGAAGTCGATGCCCTCGCCAAGGGCTTCGACGAGGTCGCGCCGCGGGTCTGGGACGCCGCCCAGACGGTCGACCTGCACACACATCCGTTCAGCGTCGAAGCGCTGGTGGTGCAAGGCGAGATGTGGCTGAAGGTCGGCGACGACACGCGCCATCTGTTGGCCGGCGACACCTTTGCGCTGGAATACGGAACGCCGCACTCGGAGCGCTACGGCATCGAAGGCGCGACCTACTGGGCCGCACGCCGTCACGCTGTCGCTTAA
- the trxC gene encoding thioredoxin TrxC produces the protein MSESLHIVCPHCHTTNRVRSEQLASAPDCGSCHKALFTAHSTALNESAFDRHVARNDLPVLVDFWAPWCGPCRQMAPAYEQAAAQLEPRVRLAKVDTEAVPALGSRFNIRSIPTLALFVGGREVARQAGAMGAADIVRWVQANTPAAPASAT, from the coding sequence ATGAGCGAGTCGCTTCACATCGTTTGCCCGCACTGCCACACCACCAACCGGGTGCGCAGCGAGCAACTTGCGAGCGCGCCCGATTGCGGGAGCTGCCACAAGGCGCTGTTCACGGCGCACTCGACAGCGCTGAACGAGTCCGCCTTCGACCGGCATGTCGCGCGCAACGACCTGCCGGTGCTCGTTGATTTTTGGGCGCCGTGGTGCGGGCCGTGCCGTCAGATGGCGCCTGCTTACGAGCAGGCCGCAGCGCAGCTGGAGCCGCGGGTGCGGCTGGCCAAGGTCGATACGGAAGCGGTGCCCGCTCTGGGATCGCGCTTCAACATTCGCAGTATCCCGACGCTGGCACTGTTCGTCGGTGGACGCGAGGTGGCGCGGCAGGCCGGCGCGATGGGCGCGGCCGATATCGTGCGATGGGTGCAGGCGAATACACCTGCAGCGCCTGCGTCGGCTACTTAA
- a CDS encoding MFS family transporter has translation MAASSGNLVEWFDFYVYAFSALYFAPSFFPKADPTAQLLNTAGVFAAGFLMRPIGGWLFGRVADRYGRKNSMVISVTMMCAGSLAIACLPTYAQIGAWAPFLLLVARLFQGLSVGGEYGTTATYMSEIALKGQRGFFSSFQYVTLIGGQLLAVLVVVILEQLLSEAELKAWGWRIPFVIGAITAVIALLLRRTLKETQSAEARANKDAGSLAGLFRNHKAAFFTVLGYTAGGSLIFYTFTTYMQKYLVNTVHLPIKTTSYIMTCALFVYMCMQPLFGMLSDRIGRRNNMLLFGALGALATVPILTGLQHVTSPVMAFVLIILALAIVSFYTSISGIVKAEMFPPEVRALGVGLAYAVANAIFGGSAEYVALGLKSLGHESAFYWYVTAMMVIAFFVSLRLPRTASYLHHDH, from the coding sequence ATGGCGGCCTCGTCCGGCAACCTGGTCGAGTGGTTCGACTTCTATGTCTACGCTTTCAGCGCGCTCTATTTCGCGCCATCGTTCTTTCCCAAGGCGGACCCGACCGCACAGTTGCTGAACACTGCGGGCGTGTTCGCGGCGGGCTTCTTGATGCGGCCCATCGGCGGCTGGCTATTTGGCCGCGTCGCAGATCGCTACGGTCGCAAGAATTCGATGGTGATCTCGGTCACGATGATGTGCGCCGGCTCGCTCGCCATCGCATGCTTGCCGACATACGCGCAGATCGGCGCTTGGGCTCCCTTTCTTTTGCTCGTGGCGCGACTGTTCCAGGGACTGTCGGTCGGTGGCGAGTACGGCACCACAGCGACCTACATGAGCGAGATCGCGCTCAAGGGCCAGCGCGGCTTCTTCTCTTCGTTTCAGTACGTGACGCTCATCGGCGGGCAGTTACTGGCAGTGTTGGTGGTGGTCATCCTGGAGCAGTTGCTGAGCGAGGCCGAACTCAAGGCGTGGGGCTGGCGCATTCCCTTCGTGATCGGCGCCATCACCGCGGTCATCGCACTGCTGCTGCGTCGTACGCTGAAAGAAACGCAAAGCGCCGAGGCACGTGCCAATAAAGACGCGGGCTCGCTGGCCGGCCTTTTCCGCAACCACAAGGCTGCGTTTTTTACCGTGCTCGGCTACACGGCCGGCGGCTCGCTGATCTTCTACACATTCACCACCTACATGCAGAAGTACCTGGTGAACACAGTGCACCTGCCGATCAAGACGACCAGCTACATCATGACGTGCGCGCTGTTCGTCTACATGTGCATGCAGCCACTGTTCGGCATGCTGAGCGACCGCATCGGACGACGCAACAACATGCTGCTTTTCGGCGCGCTCGGTGCGCTCGCCACCGTGCCCATCCTCACCGGCCTGCAGCATGTGACAAGCCCGGTGATGGCCTTCGTGCTCATCATCCTGGCACTGGCGATCGTCAGCTTCTACACGTCCATCAGCGGCATCGTGAAGGCCGAGATGTTCCCGCCTGAAGTGCGTGCGCTGGGTGTCGGCTTGGCTTACGCCGTAGCCAATGCGATCTTCGGCGGTTCGGCCGAATACGTGGCGCTGGGCCTCAAGTCACTGGGTCACGAGTCGGCGTTTTACTGGTACGTGACGGCGATGATGGTCATCGCGTTCTTCGTGAGCCTGCGCCTGCCGCGCACCGCGAGCTACCTGCACCACGATCACTAG
- a CDS encoding SDR family NAD(P)-dependent oxidoreductase produces the protein MGNRKVCVVTGSSSGIGAATVRLYAGHGWDVVVNYSRDPAPAEAVADECRGLGVDALVVKADVSSDADCRRLASEVDARLGRADVLVNNAGTTKFVALKDLDGLDAEDFQRIYAVNVIGPYQMSRALVPLLKRNPVTGIVNVSSIAGLMGTGSSIAYMASKGALNAMTVGLARALGPDIRVNAIAPGLVETPWLQNGLGAERYAQTVQGYKARSALDAVMSPEDVADAAWWLGAGAAKTTGEVLLLDAGLRLTRG, from the coding sequence ATGGGCAATCGAAAAGTCTGCGTCGTTACTGGCTCGTCGTCGGGCATCGGGGCTGCCACTGTGCGGCTCTACGCCGGGCACGGCTGGGACGTGGTCGTCAACTACTCGCGCGACCCGGCCCCAGCCGAGGCGGTCGCAGACGAATGCCGGGGACTCGGCGTCGATGCGCTGGTCGTCAAGGCCGATGTCTCGTCCGACGCCGATTGCCGGCGGCTGGCCAGCGAGGTCGATGCCCGCCTTGGCCGCGCCGACGTGCTGGTCAACAACGCCGGCACCACCAAGTTCGTCGCGCTGAAAGACCTCGACGGACTCGATGCAGAAGACTTCCAGCGGATCTACGCGGTCAACGTGATCGGCCCATACCAGATGAGCCGCGCACTGGTGCCGCTGTTGAAGCGCAACCCGGTGACCGGCATCGTCAACGTCTCGTCGATCGCGGGCCTGATGGGCACGGGATCATCGATCGCCTACATGGCGAGCAAGGGCGCACTGAATGCGATGACCGTGGGGCTGGCGCGTGCGCTCGGCCCCGATATCCGCGTCAACGCGATCGCGCCGGGGCTGGTCGAAACGCCGTGGCTGCAGAACGGGCTTGGCGCCGAACGCTATGCGCAGACGGTGCAGGGCTACAAGGCGCGCTCTGCACTCGATGCGGTGATGTCGCCGGAGGATGTCGCAGACGCCGCATGGTGGCTGGGCGCCGGCGCGGCCAAGACGACAGGCGAAGTGCTCTTGCTCGACGCCGGGCTGCGGCTCACCCGTGGCTGA
- a CDS encoding class I SAM-dependent methyltransferase, which translates to MNTPIDFDALKSRQKTAWASGDYAVIGTTLQIVGEQLAEACDLCTDERVLDVAAGNGNATLAAARRGCKVTSTDYVASLLDRGAERAQAERLDVAFQTADAEALPFEDASFDAVVSTFGVMFAPNHAQSASEMARVCRPGGRIGLANWTPEGFIGQLFKVLGRHVPPPSGLQPPSLWGVESHLNSLFGERAAGIVATKRMFNFRYRSAAHFIEVFRTWYGPVHKAFGALPAESAAALETDLTELLMRLNVAGPRSLVVPSEYLEVVLTRR; encoded by the coding sequence ATGAACACCCCCATCGACTTCGATGCCCTGAAGAGCCGCCAAAAAACTGCGTGGGCCAGCGGCGATTACGCCGTCATCGGCACCACCCTGCAGATTGTTGGAGAGCAATTGGCCGAAGCCTGCGACCTGTGCACTGACGAGCGGGTGCTCGATGTGGCCGCCGGCAACGGCAACGCCACGCTGGCCGCGGCGCGCCGCGGCTGCAAGGTGACGTCTACCGACTACGTCGCCTCGTTGCTCGACCGTGGTGCCGAGCGTGCGCAGGCCGAGCGGCTCGACGTTGCGTTTCAGACCGCCGACGCCGAGGCGCTGCCTTTCGAAGACGCGAGCTTCGACGCGGTGGTCTCGACCTTCGGCGTGATGTTCGCGCCCAACCATGCGCAGAGTGCTTCGGAAATGGCGCGTGTGTGTCGGCCCGGTGGTCGCATCGGGCTGGCCAACTGGACGCCCGAAGGTTTCATCGGCCAACTCTTCAAGGTGCTGGGCCGCCACGTGCCGCCGCCATCCGGGCTGCAGCCGCCATCGCTGTGGGGTGTCGAGTCGCATCTGAACTCGCTGTTCGGCGAACGTGCCGCGGGCATCGTGGCGACGAAGCGGATGTTCAACTTTCGCTACCGTTCGGCTGCGCATTTCATCGAGGTGTTTCGTACCTGGTATGGGCCGGTGCACAAGGCTTTCGGCGCGCTGCCCGCGGAGAGTGCGGCGGCGCTGGAGACAGACCTGACGGAGTTGCTGATGCGGCTCAACGTCGCCGGGCCGCGCTCGCTCGTGGTGCCGAGCGAATACCTCGAAGTGGTGCTAACGCGGCGCTGA
- a CDS encoding OsmC family protein: MGADTVSDNIADSIAAALERVETVLRRRPDKGLADDAPATAEWQGRTRVVARHANGKEMATDMPKELGGTGDEVSPGWLFRAAIASCAVTSVALLAAREGVALDQLEARVDSTSDARGMFGMVELDGTPVSAAPCDMRLHIRIAARGVSTARLRALVETGCGQSPIPCAVQIASPMSLHVQVDDA, encoded by the coding sequence ATGGGCGCAGACACCGTCTCCGACAACATTGCCGACTCGATCGCAGCCGCGCTTGAACGCGTCGAAACCGTGTTGCGGCGCCGACCCGACAAAGGCCTTGCCGACGACGCTCCCGCGACCGCCGAGTGGCAAGGCCGCACCCGCGTCGTCGCGCGCCATGCCAACGGCAAGGAGATGGCGACCGACATGCCGAAAGAGCTGGGCGGTACCGGCGACGAGGTCAGCCCGGGATGGCTGTTCCGTGCGGCCATAGCATCGTGCGCGGTCACATCCGTCGCCCTGCTCGCGGCGCGCGAAGGCGTCGCACTCGACCAGCTCGAAGCCCGGGTCGACAGCACGTCCGATGCGCGCGGCATGTTCGGCATGGTCGAGCTCGACGGCACGCCCGTGAGCGCGGCGCCGTGCGACATGCGATTGCACATCCGCATCGCCGCGCGCGGTGTGTCGACCGCGCGTTTGCGCGCGCTGGTCGAGACCGGCTGCGGGCAATCGCCGATCCCTTGCGCCGTGCAGATCGCATCGCCGATGTCGCTGCACGTCCAGGTGGACGATGCGTGA